A window of Candidatus Palauibacter soopunensis contains these coding sequences:
- a CDS encoding glycosyltransferase family 2 protein, protein MWTSIAGTVIYSELKVGRLDEVKPAGADEPPLPRLSVIVAARNEEPSVEEALRSLLALRYPDFEVLFVNDRSEDRTGEIAARLAVEDDRLSVIDVEELPPGWFGKNHAAQRGADAAAGELLLFTDGDIRFAPEAVSLGVRHLMRERLDHLSAGPGIVVGGRMLRASMMALRLCISATMRLWKVRDPRSSAFMGVGAYTLMRADAYHAVGGHRSVALRPDEDLRMGQLVKTSGLRSDFLNGEAMISCPWYDSLGGFIRGTEKNLFAARNYRLSEALVASAGLLWLAIAPIVLTPPLWATGEIAPAAIFATCLLIGWLPAITVLRDKAHPWWTGLLLPPAIVIVAYTLLRSTVVAVVRGVAWGGPPIPLSELRGEPDPTASNPREGDHVP, encoded by the coding sequence GTGTGGACGAGCATCGCGGGGACCGTCATCTACAGCGAACTCAAGGTTGGCCGGCTCGATGAAGTGAAACCTGCCGGTGCCGACGAGCCCCCGCTTCCCCGCCTCTCCGTGATCGTGGCGGCCCGGAACGAAGAACCGTCGGTGGAGGAGGCGCTCCGCTCACTGCTCGCCCTCCGCTACCCGGACTTCGAGGTTCTCTTCGTGAACGACCGCTCCGAGGATCGCACGGGCGAAATCGCCGCACGATTGGCGGTCGAGGACGACCGGCTCTCGGTGATCGACGTGGAGGAGCTTCCCCCCGGCTGGTTCGGGAAGAATCACGCCGCCCAGCGGGGTGCGGACGCGGCGGCGGGAGAGCTTCTGCTCTTCACCGATGGCGACATCCGCTTTGCGCCAGAGGCCGTCTCTCTCGGTGTGCGACACCTCATGCGCGAGCGCCTCGATCATCTGAGCGCGGGCCCTGGAATCGTGGTCGGCGGCCGCATGCTTCGGGCCTCCATGATGGCCCTCCGCCTCTGCATCTCCGCCACGATGCGTCTCTGGAAAGTCCGCGACCCCCGGAGTTCGGCTTTCATGGGCGTCGGTGCCTACACGCTCATGCGCGCCGACGCCTACCATGCCGTCGGTGGCCACCGAAGCGTCGCTCTGCGGCCCGACGAGGATCTGAGAATGGGGCAACTCGTGAAGACCTCGGGGCTGCGGTCGGACTTCCTCAACGGCGAAGCGATGATCTCGTGCCCCTGGTACGATTCCCTCGGAGGCTTCATTCGTGGGACCGAAAAGAACCTCTTTGCCGCGCGAAACTACCGTCTCTCGGAGGCGCTGGTCGCCAGCGCCGGGCTGTTGTGGCTTGCCATCGCCCCCATCGTCCTGACACCGCCGCTGTGGGCCACCGGCGAGATCGCGCCTGCCGCCATCTTCGCTACGTGCCTCCTCATCGGCTGGTTGCCGGCGATCACCGTACTCAGGGACAAGGCCCACCCCTGGTGGACCGGCCTCCTCCTTCCGCCCGCGATCGTGATCGTGGCGTACACGCTGTTGCGGTCCACGGTTGTCGCCGTGGTGCGAGGCGTCGCGTGGGGAGGTCCTCCGATCCCCCTCTCCGAGCTGCGCGGGGAGCCCGATCCCACCGCGAGCAATCCCCGGGAAGGCGATCACGTTCCTTGA
- the argH gene encoding argininosuccinate lyase: MPDDVLWGGRFAAPVHPAIQEFTNSLPFDRRLVRHDLLASLAHARMLRETEILSGSDSDLILSGLSEILREVETGELEVEGPDEDVHTWIERTLVERVGDAGQRLHTARSRNDQTAVALRLYVRERLEDILSGIAGLQRVLTGQAASHRETFLPGYTHLQRGQPVSLAHHLLAHVASLGADAGRLRAAHRLAGVSPLGAGALAGTSFPIDPARSAALLGLDRTFANSMHTVGDRDYVLDAAYACAMVAIHLSRWADEIVLWSTREFGFIELDDSVAQGSSIMPQKKNPEAAEILRGKSARTIGNVTALLALMKGLPLTFNSDFQEDKERLFDTLDTADWSLAAAIAVARGVNYRTDVMEAALGGGMLTATELADHLVRRGVPFRTAHHQVGEAVRMAEERGVELWDLDLEALRTCCPSAGDDVHGVLRPTAAVAAHDSPGGPAPGRVLEQLQEVDREVAALEAWLDARRDPPIRRAHLEERLLEGVLS; encoded by the coding sequence ATGCCGGATGACGTTCTCTGGGGAGGGCGCTTCGCGGCTCCCGTACATCCGGCGATCCAGGAGTTCACGAACTCGCTGCCGTTCGACCGCAGGCTGGTCCGGCACGACCTCCTCGCGAGCCTTGCGCACGCCCGCATGCTGCGCGAGACGGAGATCCTCTCCGGGAGCGACAGCGACCTGATCCTGTCCGGCCTGTCGGAGATCCTGCGGGAGGTGGAGACCGGGGAACTCGAGGTCGAAGGCCCGGATGAGGACGTGCACACGTGGATCGAACGCACGCTCGTCGAACGCGTGGGGGACGCCGGCCAGCGGCTCCACACGGCGAGAAGCCGGAACGATCAGACGGCGGTCGCGCTGAGGCTGTATGTGCGCGAGCGCCTCGAGGACATCCTCTCCGGCATCGCCGGGTTGCAGCGCGTGCTGACCGGCCAGGCGGCCTCGCATCGCGAGACCTTTCTGCCCGGCTATACGCACCTCCAGCGCGGGCAGCCGGTGAGCCTCGCGCACCACCTTCTCGCCCACGTGGCCTCGCTCGGCGCCGACGCGGGGCGGCTCCGGGCCGCTCACCGGCTGGCGGGCGTGTCGCCGCTCGGCGCGGGGGCGCTCGCCGGCACGTCGTTCCCGATCGATCCGGCCCGCAGCGCCGCCCTGCTCGGGCTCGACCGCACCTTCGCGAACAGCATGCACACCGTCGGCGACCGCGACTATGTGCTCGACGCGGCCTACGCGTGCGCCATGGTCGCGATCCACCTCTCGCGCTGGGCGGATGAGATCGTGCTCTGGTCGACGCGGGAGTTCGGGTTCATCGAACTCGACGACTCGGTGGCGCAGGGCAGCAGCATCATGCCACAGAAAAAGAACCCCGAGGCGGCCGAGATCCTGCGCGGGAAGTCGGCCCGGACAATCGGGAACGTGACCGCGCTGCTCGCGCTGATGAAGGGTCTTCCGCTCACCTTCAACAGCGACTTTCAGGAAGACAAGGAACGCCTCTTCGACACGCTCGATACGGCGGACTGGTCGCTCGCGGCGGCGATCGCGGTCGCGCGGGGCGTCAACTACCGGACGGACGTCATGGAGGCCGCGCTCGGGGGCGGGATGCTGACCGCCACCGAACTCGCCGACCATCTCGTCCGCCGCGGCGTCCCGTTCCGGACGGCACACCATCAAGTGGGAGAAGCAGTACGGATGGCTGAAGAACGCGGCGTGGAACTGTGGGATCTGGACCTCGAGGCGCTGAGGACGTGCTGTCCGTCCGCGGGTGACGACGTGCACGGCGTGCTGCGGCCGACCGCCGCCGTCGCCGCGCACGATTCGCCCGGCGGGCCAGCGCCGGGGCGCGTGCTGGAGCAGTTGCAGGAGGTGGACCGCGAAGTGGCCGCCCTCGAAGCCTGGCTCGACGCGCGCCGCGATCCGCCGATCCGGCGCGCCCACCTCGAGGAACGGCTGCTGGAGGGGGTGCTCTCATGA
- a CDS encoding argininosuccinate synthase: MNTRTTKNVKRVALAYSGGLDTSVMVTWLKENYGCEVVAAVVDVGQREDFDEIREKALATGAAACRVIDLRERFLTECAFPALKAGAVYEGRYLLGTSLARPVIAAAQVEVAREFDCDAVAHGCTGKGNDQVRFELAYQALAPDLTVIAPWREWEITSREDAFAYAAERGIPVPGSPRKLYSIDRNLWHTSFEGGILENPTAATPDELRELTVDPAKAPDTPEDVVISFERGVPVALNGETLDPVALVRSLNETAGAHGVGRVDLVENRLVGMKSRGVYETPAGTVLLAALADLEALTLDRDTAGFKRGIADRYGELVYQGLWFSPLRAAFDAFLDEAHAMSTGDVTVRLFKGSAMPVARTSRFSLYREDLATFEEDAVYDQADAGGFVRLWGLPSSLAARVRAAAADGGRDWAATASVEAARTSSTPIQRPRRAVASGSG; the protein is encoded by the coding sequence ATGAATACACGCACGACGAAGAACGTGAAACGGGTCGCCCTGGCGTATTCCGGCGGCCTCGACACGTCCGTGATGGTCACCTGGTTGAAGGAGAACTACGGCTGCGAAGTCGTCGCCGCCGTCGTGGACGTCGGACAGCGGGAAGACTTCGACGAGATCCGCGAGAAGGCGCTGGCGACGGGGGCCGCCGCCTGCCGCGTCATCGATCTCCGCGAGAGGTTCCTCACCGAGTGCGCGTTCCCGGCGCTCAAGGCGGGGGCCGTGTACGAGGGCCGATACCTGCTCGGGACGTCTCTGGCCCGGCCCGTGATCGCGGCCGCCCAGGTCGAGGTCGCGCGGGAGTTCGACTGCGACGCCGTCGCGCACGGCTGCACCGGAAAGGGCAACGACCAGGTCCGCTTCGAACTCGCCTACCAGGCGCTCGCTCCGGACTTGACCGTCATCGCCCCCTGGCGCGAGTGGGAGATCACGTCGCGCGAGGACGCCTTCGCGTACGCCGCGGAGCGCGGCATCCCGGTGCCGGGGAGCCCTCGGAAGCTCTACAGCATCGACCGGAATCTGTGGCACACGTCGTTCGAGGGCGGCATCCTCGAGAACCCGACCGCGGCGACGCCCGACGAGTTGCGCGAACTGACGGTCGACCCGGCCAAGGCGCCGGACACGCCGGAGGACGTCGTGATCTCGTTCGAGCGCGGGGTTCCCGTCGCGCTCAACGGTGAAACCCTCGATCCGGTGGCGCTCGTTCGGAGCCTGAACGAGACGGCCGGAGCCCACGGCGTGGGGCGGGTCGACCTCGTGGAGAACCGGCTCGTCGGCATGAAGAGCCGCGGGGTCTATGAGACGCCGGCCGGGACCGTGCTCCTCGCCGCGCTCGCGGACCTGGAGGCGCTCACGCTCGACCGGGACACGGCGGGCTTCAAGCGCGGCATCGCCGACCGGTATGGGGAACTCGTCTACCAGGGTCTCTGGTTCTCGCCGCTGCGGGCCGCGTTCGACGCGTTCCTCGACGAGGCGCACGCCATGTCGACCGGAGACGTGACCGTGCGGCTGTTCAAGGGTTCCGCGATGCCCGTGGCGCGGACGTCCCGGTTCTCGCTGTACCGGGAGGATCTCGCCACGTTCGAGGAGGACGCGGTCTACGATCAGGCCGATGCCGGCGGGTTCGTCCGCCTGTGGGGCCTCCCCTCGAGTCTCGCCGCGCGGGTGCGGGCCGCGGCGGCGGACGGCGGGCGGGACTGGGCCGCGACCGCCTCCGTCGAGGCGGCGCGGACTTCGTCGACGCCGATCCAGCGGCCCCGGCGGGCGGTGGCGTCCGGCTCAGGCTGA
- a CDS encoding ABC transporter permease has translation MLVFDLALKSLRNRAFSTSLTVSSIALSFALLIGVENVRVGMRESFSNTISQTDLIVGTKGGTIQLLLYSVFGMGAPTENVSWEAYREWAEHPAVEWTIPYSLGDSHRGFRVVGTNEDFYRHYRYRGGQEITLAEGRGNTDLFDVTLGADVAAELNYAMGDEISVTHGLGELGFVTHDHMPFTVVGIIDKTFTPVDRAIYVTLEGMEAIHWEDGVPPAPDDELAHDDEAEAAPADDGHAHDQEAEAAPADDGHAHAEDVSIEDVEVTQVTSFFVGTTDRRDVLQLQRDINDFEDEPMMAVLPGVALNEMWQGLGYAETGLRLVAIFVVLVGLLGMLVSLYTSLNERRREMAILRAVGAGPNRILALLVLESVCLAAAGALAGLAVVYGLLAAGQSIVEAQVGLFIPIRPPGPIELLLLGAVVTAGFLMGFVPAFKAYRTALHDGLAVRV, from the coding sequence ATGCTGGTGTTCGACCTCGCCCTCAAGTCGCTCCGCAATCGCGCCTTCAGCACCTCGCTCACGGTGAGTTCCATCGCCCTCAGCTTCGCTCTCCTGATCGGCGTGGAGAACGTGCGCGTGGGCATGCGCGAGAGCTTCTCCAACACGATCAGCCAGACCGACCTGATCGTGGGCACCAAGGGCGGCACGATCCAGTTGCTTCTGTATTCGGTCTTCGGCATGGGAGCGCCGACGGAGAACGTCTCGTGGGAGGCCTACAGGGAGTGGGCGGAGCACCCCGCGGTCGAGTGGACGATCCCCTACAGCCTCGGGGACAGCCACCGGGGATTCCGGGTTGTCGGCACGAACGAGGACTTCTATCGGCACTACCGCTACCGCGGAGGTCAGGAAATCACGCTGGCGGAGGGGCGGGGGAACACGGACCTGTTCGACGTGACGCTGGGCGCGGACGTGGCGGCCGAGCTGAACTACGCGATGGGCGACGAGATCTCGGTGACGCACGGCCTCGGCGAACTGGGCTTCGTGACCCACGACCACATGCCCTTCACGGTGGTGGGCATCATCGACAAGACGTTCACGCCCGTCGACCGCGCCATCTACGTGACCCTCGAGGGCATGGAGGCCATCCACTGGGAGGACGGTGTGCCGCCAGCGCCGGACGACGAACTCGCCCACGACGACGAGGCGGAAGCGGCCCCCGCGGACGATGGCCACGCCCACGACCAAGAGGCCGAAGCGGCCCCCGCGGACGACGGCCATGCTCACGCGGAGGACGTCTCGATCGAGGACGTCGAAGTCACGCAGGTGACCTCGTTCTTCGTGGGCACGACCGACCGTCGGGACGTACTCCAGTTGCAGCGCGATATCAACGACTTCGAGGACGAGCCGATGATGGCCGTGCTCCCCGGAGTCGCGCTGAACGAGATGTGGCAGGGCCTGGGCTATGCCGAGACCGGCCTCCGGCTGGTGGCCATCTTCGTCGTCCTGGTGGGGCTGCTGGGGATGCTGGTCTCACTCTACACGTCGCTCAACGAGCGCCGGCGGGAGATGGCGATCCTGCGCGCCGTCGGAGCCGGACCGAACCGGATCCTCGCCCTGCTCGTGCTCGAGTCAGTATGCCTGGCCGCGGCGGGGGCGCTCGCGGGACTCGCGGTCGTGTACGGGCTGCTCGCGGCCGGGCAGTCCATCGTCGAGGCGCAGGTGGGGCTCTTCATCCCGATCCGGCCGCCCGGCCCCATTGAGCTTCTCCTCCTCGGCGCCGTGGTGACGGCCGGATTCCTGATGGGCTTCGTGCCCGCGTTCAAGGCCTACCGCACGGCCCTCCACGACGGGCTCGCGGTTCGGGTCTGA
- a CDS encoding ABC transporter ATP-binding protein has translation MSLAIDLRGLRFRYGGGPWVLDIRELTLERGARAFLFGPSGSGKTTLLGVLAGVLEANEGEVRVLGKDLASLSGAQRDAFRAEHIGYVFQMFNLIPYLSVLDNIALPARMSAGRRARLDGAGVKETAALLADHLHIGDLLKKPVTELSVGQQQRVAACRALIGSPEIIVADEPTSSLDFDRREAFLELLFQECERAGSTLMFVSHDRTLEGMFSRTISLPDVNKAVP, from the coding sequence GTGAGTCTCGCAATCGACCTCCGGGGCCTGCGCTTCCGCTACGGCGGCGGCCCCTGGGTGCTGGACATCCGCGAACTGACACTCGAGCGGGGGGCGCGCGCGTTCCTGTTCGGTCCCAGCGGGAGCGGCAAGACCACGCTGCTCGGCGTGCTGGCGGGGGTCCTGGAAGCGAACGAAGGCGAGGTCAGGGTTCTCGGCAAGGATCTCGCGTCGCTCTCGGGCGCACAGCGGGACGCCTTCCGGGCGGAGCACATCGGCTATGTCTTCCAGATGTTCAACCTCATCCCCTACCTTTCGGTACTCGACAACATCGCGCTCCCGGCGCGCATGAGCGCGGGACGCCGAGCCCGCCTGGACGGCGCGGGCGTAAAGGAGACCGCCGCGCTGCTGGCCGATCACCTCCACATCGGCGATCTGCTGAAGAAGCCGGTGACGGAACTCTCGGTGGGCCAGCAGCAGCGGGTCGCCGCCTGCCGGGCGCTCATCGGGTCGCCCGAGATCATCGTCGCCGATGAACCGACCTCCTCCCTGGACTTCGACCGCCGGGAGGCCTTCCTCGAACTGCTCTTCCAGGAGTGCGAGCGCGCCGGCTCCACGCTGATGTTCGTGAGCCACGACCGCACGCTGGAGGGCATGTTCTCCCGCACCATCTCCCTCCCCGACGTCAACAAGGCGGTGCCCTGA
- a CDS encoding DUF3299 domain-containing protein, producing MIDASRRLLSTAAAMLLVVTLAGAGGPPAAVTEPPVDAPPVASDDDPTEVGWRLLASLNYRTGEPSEELAALAGKLVKIPGFTVPLEDWASSATEFLLVPYVGACIHTPPPPPNQLVYIEMDEGKRAKLDGWNPVWVEGVLEIELTESVYGYVGFTLAGQRVYPYGS from the coding sequence ATGATCGACGCGAGCCGCAGACTTCTCTCGACAGCCGCCGCCATGCTGCTCGTGGTGACCCTTGCCGGCGCGGGCGGCCCTCCGGCGGCGGTCACGGAGCCCCCGGTCGACGCACCGCCTGTCGCATCGGACGACGATCCCACCGAGGTAGGCTGGCGCCTTCTGGCCAGCCTCAACTACCGCACCGGCGAGCCGAGCGAGGAGTTGGCGGCGCTCGCGGGCAAACTCGTCAAGATCCCCGGATTCACGGTGCCGCTCGAAGACTGGGCGTCCTCGGCGACGGAGTTCCTGCTCGTGCCCTATGTCGGCGCCTGCATCCACACGCCGCCTCCCCCGCCCAACCAGCTCGTCTACATCGAGATGGATGAGGGCAAGCGGGCGAAGCTGGACGGGTGGAACCCGGTTTGGGTCGAAGGGGTGCTCGAGATCGAGTTGACGGAGAGCGTGTACGGCTACGTCGGCTTCACCCTCGCCGGCCAGCGGGTCTATCCGTACGGCTCCTGA
- a CDS encoding amidohydrolase, translating into MDKMGKRTLAAALVALLTAPTVLAAAQGLSDDELAPLVARVEEGVLERAKLAQVMVDKIFSFSELGQQEIETSAYITGILEENGFTVEYAPVGIPTGWFARWGSGEPVISFGSDIDGIPKANQKPGVAYHDPLIPGAPGHGEGHNSGQAVNVVAALALKDVMEAEGIEGTLVLWPGVAEEQLGSKAWYVRDGYLEDIDVTLFTHVSSNLSVNWGQGSGTGLVSVEFTFEGEAAHGAGAPWRGRSALDAVELMNVAWNFRREHLRPDQRSHYVISDGGDQPNVVPPSASVWYFIREMDYEDIKRNFDTAIRIAEGAALMTDTEMSYRIIGAAWPRHFNKVVAETMYGHIEEVGLPEWTEDDHDFASAVQESVGSVPSGMPIALSPLGEPGPRRSGGSDDIGDISWNVPTVTLRFPSNVPGLPGHHWSSAMAMATPIAHKGAVAGARVMARTALQLFAQPELVEEAWTYFREEQTSGVEYVPFIGPDDPPPIDLNREIMDTFRPLLEPFYYDETRFDTYLDQLGIKYPTLSRPASEEDRQDRPGSN; encoded by the coding sequence ATGGACAAAATGGGTAAACGAACACTGGCAGCGGCGCTGGTCGCCCTTCTCACCGCCCCCACCGTCCTGGCGGCCGCGCAGGGCCTCTCCGACGATGAACTGGCGCCCCTCGTGGCCCGTGTCGAAGAGGGCGTGCTCGAGCGCGCCAAGCTGGCCCAGGTCATGGTCGACAAGATCTTCTCCTTCTCCGAACTGGGACAGCAGGAGATCGAGACCTCGGCCTACATCACCGGGATCCTGGAGGAGAACGGCTTCACGGTCGAGTACGCGCCCGTGGGCATCCCGACCGGCTGGTTCGCGCGCTGGGGCAGCGGCGAGCCGGTCATCTCCTTCGGATCCGACATCGATGGAATCCCGAAGGCCAACCAGAAGCCCGGCGTCGCCTATCACGACCCCCTGATTCCGGGCGCGCCCGGCCACGGCGAGGGCCACAACTCCGGGCAGGCCGTGAATGTGGTGGCGGCGCTCGCGCTGAAGGACGTCATGGAGGCCGAGGGCATCGAGGGAACGCTCGTGCTCTGGCCCGGAGTCGCGGAGGAGCAGCTGGGCTCCAAGGCCTGGTACGTGCGGGACGGCTATCTCGAGGACATCGACGTCACCCTCTTCACGCACGTGAGCAGCAACCTGTCGGTGAACTGGGGCCAGGGGAGCGGCACCGGGCTCGTCTCCGTGGAGTTCACCTTCGAGGGCGAGGCCGCCCACGGCGCGGGCGCTCCCTGGCGCGGCCGCAGCGCGCTCGACGCGGTCGAGCTGATGAACGTCGCCTGGAACTTCCGGCGCGAGCACCTGCGGCCCGACCAGCGCTCCCACTACGTGATCAGCGACGGCGGCGATCAGCCGAACGTCGTGCCGCCGAGTGCTTCGGTGTGGTATTTCATCCGCGAAATGGACTACGAGGACATCAAGCGCAACTTCGACACCGCCATCCGCATCGCGGAAGGCGCGGCCCTGATGACCGACACCGAGATGTCGTACCGGATCATCGGCGCCGCCTGGCCCCGCCACTTCAACAAGGTCGTGGCCGAAACGATGTACGGACACATCGAGGAGGTCGGGCTGCCCGAGTGGACCGAGGACGACCACGACTTCGCGAGCGCCGTGCAGGAATCGGTGGGAAGCGTCCCGTCGGGGATGCCCATCGCCCTGTCGCCACTGGGCGAGCCGGGGCCGCGCCGGAGCGGCGGATCCGACGACATCGGCGACATCTCGTGGAACGTGCCCACGGTGACCCTGCGCTTCCCGTCGAACGTGCCAGGGCTTCCGGGTCACCACTGGTCGAGCGCCATGGCGATGGCCACTCCCATCGCGCACAAGGGCGCGGTCGCCGGCGCGCGGGTCATGGCGCGCACGGCGCTCCAGCTCTTCGCCCAGCCGGAGCTGGTCGAGGAGGCGTGGACCTACTTCCGGGAGGAACAGACCTCAGGCGTGGAGTATGTTCCCTTCATCGGCCCGGACGACCCGCCCCCGATCGATCTCAACAGGGAGATCATGGACACGTTCCGTCCGCTCCTGGAACCGTTCTATTATGACGAGACGCGCTTCGACACGTATCTTGATCAACTGGGTATCAAATATCCGACGCTCTCGCGGCCGGCTTCCGAGGAGGACCGGCAGGACAGACCGGGATCGAACTGA